The Streptomyces sp. NBC_00483 genome contains the following window.
ATCGACGCGGCACGGGCGTTGCTTGAGCAGACCGACCTGCCCGTCGAAGCCGTCGCCACCCGTGTCGGACTCACCTCGGCGGTCAACCTGCGCCGTCACTTCCGAGCGCAACTGGGCACCACGCCCGGCGCCTACCGACGCACCTTCAGGCAGACCTGACGGTGGGGCACCCCTGCCACAACCTCTGGGAGGCGCATCCATGCACGCCCTGATCAGAGGAGAGCCGTCGGCCGCCGTCCTTCTGTGAGTTGCGGCCATTTCCGATCGCTTTCCCCTTCGTCGTCACGCCGTGTGGCACGAGCCGTCAGACTGTCCGCCATTTCCTGGTGACGGGTGGGCAAGGGCCGAGGGGACGATGTGACCACGCGGAAGCAGCACACGGGGAATCTGCCCGCGGCGACGCCGGAGCTGATCGGGCGGCGGCCCGAACTGACGGAGATCCGACGGCTGTTCACGGATGCGCGCCTGGTGACCCTGACGGGGGTCGGTGGGGTGGGCAAGACGCGGCTGGCGCTGCAGTCCGCGCACGAGGCGCAGCCGGCCTACCGGGACGGCGCGTGGTGGGTGGAGCTGTCCCCCGTGCGATACGGATCCGTGCTGGCGCTCGCCATCGCCGAGGAGTTGCCGCTGGCGGATCAGACGACACGTCCGATGATCGATGTGCTGGTCGACTATCTGGCCGAACGCGAGATGCTGCTGGTACTGGACACTTGCGAGCATCTGGTGGGTCCCTGCGCGCTTGCGGTCGAGGCATTGCTACGCGGGGCGCCTGCGCTGCGGGTTCTGGTCACGAGCCGCCGCCCGCTGGGCATGGTCCAGGAGCAGACGTTGACCGTCGCGCCGCTGGCCGTGCCGGAGAGCGACAAGGATGTGGCCGGGGCGGCGACGGACGCGGCCGTCCTGCTGGCTGCCCGCGCGGCCGAAGTGGCGCCCGGTTTCGCCGTCACCGATGCCAACCGGCCGGACCTGGTACGGCTGTGCCGGCGCCTGGACGGCCTGCCGCTCGCCATCGAGCTGGCGGCCGCACGACTGCGCGAACTGTCCCTGGCGGAACTGACCGAACGCCTGGAGGACCGTTACGCGGTGCTGAGCAGCGCCGAGAAGGTGGCGCGCGACGCCGCCCCGCCGTGGCACCAGGCGCTGCGCACCGCGATCGGCTGGAGTCACGAACTGTGCACCCCGGCGGAGCGACTGCTGTGGGCACGCCTTTCCGTCTTCGCGGGCGGCTTCGACGCCGAGTCGGCCCGGCAGGTGTGTGCCGACGCGCATCTGCCGGGCACCAAGATCCAGGTCCTCCTGGACGCGCTCATCGACAAGTCCATCCTGAATTGGCAGCCGTCCGGGAGCACCGAGCGATACCGGATGCTCGACACCATCCGTGAGTACGGTGCCTGGTGGCTGGAGGCCATCGGCGAGCGCGACGACGGTCGCCGCCGCCACGTCGGCCACTACACGTCGCTGATCCGCCACTTCGCCGACCGCTTTCTCACCTCCGAACAGGTGCCGTTGTACTGGGGACTTGTCCCCGATCGGGAGAATCTCCGCGCCGCCCTCGGCCATGCCCTCGACGACGGCGGCAACGAGGCCGTGGCGGTGACAGCGGCGATGTGGGCGTACTGGGTGTGTGCCGGGCAGCCCCGCGAGGCGGGCCACTGGATGGACCTGGCCCTCGAGCACGCCTCCCGGCCGTCGGTCGACCGGTTCACGACACTGGTGTGGAGCTGCACCTTCGCGACGTACCGGGGCGAGCACACGGCGGCACTGCGGTTCGCGGATGCGGCGCAAGAGGACGCCGACCGGCTCGCCGACCGGCGACTTGGCGGATACGCCGCCATGAGCCGCGGGATTGCGCTGGCCTACTCCGGCGAACCCGGCTCGGGCCTGGATCTGCTGCATCGGGCGACGGAGATCTTCCGCGAGGTCGACGACGCCTCCGGCACATGTCTGGCTGCCATCCGCCGTGGGATCGCCCATACGATGGGCGGCAACCCCGGCGCCGCGCTCGCCGACTTCGACGAAGCACTCGACCTGTTCGGCGAAGGCAGTGAGGAGAGCTACTTCACGGCGTTCATCCTCACCGCCAGCGGCATCGCCCACATTCTCTTCGGGGACACCACCGCTGCCGACCGGGCGGGGCGCCGGGCCCTTGAACTTCAGTACGCGCGCGACGACTTGCTCGGCCAGGCGGCCTCGCTCAGCGTGTTGGCATGGGTCGCCGCCCAGGACGGACGACACCCCCGCTCGGCCTGGCTGTTCGGCGCGGTGTGCGCGGTGGAGGAGCTGGCGGGCTCGGCCCCGTTCGTCGGCAACCCGAAACTGGGAGCATTGCACGCCCAGTTCCATGCCGCTGCGCGGCAGGCACTCGGCGACCAGCGCTACGAGGCGCTGCACCGCCAGGGCGCTGAGCAACCGCGGCCGGCCGCGGTGCACTTCGCTCTGAGCAACCACGACGCGCCTCCCGCACCCTGACGGAACGGTCGGTCCGCTTCGAGGTACTCGACCGCCGCGAACGACCACGCTGAGCAATCACCTGCGCATGCAGACCCGCCGGACGCGGGCCGCTCTTCTGTGCGTCTTGTGTTGATCCATTACCCCGTCAGCCGATGTTCGTTGGGCTTGGTGACCGTTGCCCTACTACGAGGAGTCACCTGCTCATGCCTGAGGAATTCGTACGTCGGATGCACTTCAAAGGGTTCGACTATGACTGCCGCATCGTCGAGAACCCCGCTCCTCGGACAGAGCCCATCGTGCTGCTGG
Protein-coding sequences here:
- a CDS encoding ATP-binding protein; the encoded protein is MTTRKQHTGNLPAATPELIGRRPELTEIRRLFTDARLVTLTGVGGVGKTRLALQSAHEAQPAYRDGAWWVELSPVRYGSVLALAIAEELPLADQTTRPMIDVLVDYLAEREMLLVLDTCEHLVGPCALAVEALLRGAPALRVLVTSRRPLGMVQEQTLTVAPLAVPESDKDVAGAATDAAVLLAARAAEVAPGFAVTDANRPDLVRLCRRLDGLPLAIELAAARLRELSLAELTERLEDRYAVLSSAEKVARDAAPPWHQALRTAIGWSHELCTPAERLLWARLSVFAGGFDAESARQVCADAHLPGTKIQVLLDALIDKSILNWQPSGSTERYRMLDTIREYGAWWLEAIGERDDGRRRHVGHYTSLIRHFADRFLTSEQVPLYWGLVPDRENLRAALGHALDDGGNEAVAVTAAMWAYWVCAGQPREAGHWMDLALEHASRPSVDRFTTLVWSCTFATYRGEHTAALRFADAAQEDADRLADRRLGGYAAMSRGIALAYSGEPGSGLDLLHRATEIFREVDDASGTCLAAIRRGIAHTMGGNPGAALADFDEALDLFGEGSEESYFTAFILTASGIAHILFGDTTAADRAGRRALELQYARDDLLGQAASLSVLAWVAAQDGRHPRSAWLFGAVCAVEELAGSAPFVGNPKLGALHAQFHAAARQALGDQRYEALHRQGAEQPRPAAVHFALSNHDAPPAP